The nucleotide window CAATCCTCTTCTCACAGGTTCCAACTCTTCAATAATTTCCATTGTCCGAACTTTAGGCGCCCCCGTAATTGTACCACCTGGGAATACTGCTTCAATGATTTCATATGGACCTTTACTTTCATCCACCTCTCCTATTACATTTGAAACAATATGCATTACATGTGAATAACGCTCAATTACCATAAACTCATTCACTTGAACAGTACCAAACTTACAGACACGTCCTAAATCATTTCTTTCAAGATCAACAAGCATTACATGCTCTGCTTTTTCCTTTTCGTTTTGAATAAGTTCCTCTGCTAATTTTGTATCCTCTTCATCATTCGCTCCACGAGAGCGCGTCCCTGCGATTGGACGAGTGCTTACTTTATTGCCCTTTTTCTTAATAAGCAATTCAGGTGAACCACTTACAATTTGAAACTCAGGAAATTGAATGTAAGCCATATATGGAGAAGGGTTGATTTCTCTTAGTTTTTTATAAATTTCAAAAGCAGATGTAAGTAATGGTTCAGACTGACGAACAGACAGATTCACTTGAAATACATCACCGTCTGTTATATAGTCTTGTATTTTTGTTACTGATTCTATAAATCTATCTTTAGAGAATAAAACTTCCCTTTGTCCATCATTTCTACTTAAGTCATTTAAATTAGCGTTATACTCTTTATGATGTGTTCCATCTTGATTTATCCAAAACTGCTCAAAAGCTTTTAATTTTATTTCTGCATCAGCTAGCTGATTATCTATGTAATGGGTCATTAACCATAATGAACTATCGTGATGATCAAATACAACCAAATCATCGTATACATAGAAGTATAAATCAGGGGTTTCTAAATCATCTTTTGCTATTGACGGAATTTCCTCTATACATCTAACATAATCGTAGCTGATATAACCTATTGCACCACCCTGAAATTCTGGGTATTCCGGAACAAATTCCGTTTTGAAGTATTTCATCCACTCCTTCATGATAATTAAAGGTTTACCTTTATGTATTTCCTTATTGCCATCAAACTCGATAATTACCTCATTATCCTTTCCTTTGATAACAGCTATAGGCTCAAGGCCTA belongs to Bacillus sp. Marseille-P3661 and includes:
- a CDS encoding anthranilate synthase component I family protein; amino-acid sequence: MKSRKCLAKKIPYSIEKWFDMYEDASRKYPHHALLESGRDGRYNILGLEPIAVIKGKDNEVIIEFDGNKEIHKGKPLIIMKEWMKYFKTEFVPEYPEFQGGAIGYISYDYVRCIEEIPSIAKDDLETPDLYFYVYDDLVVFDHHDSSLWLMTHYIDNQLADAEIKLKAFEQFWINQDGTHHKEYNANLNDLSRNDGQREVLFSKDRFIESVTKIQDYITDGDVFQVNLSVRQSEPLLTSAFEIYKKLREINPSPYMAYIQFPEFQIVSGSPELLIKKKGNKVSTRPIAGTRSRGANDEEDTKLAEELIQNEKEKAEHVMLVDLERNDLGRVCKFGTVQVNEFMVIERYSHVMHIVSNVIGEVDESKGPYEIIEAVFPGGTITGAPKVRTMEIIEELEPVRRGLYTGSIGWISFSEDMELNIAIRTMIVKDHMCHVQAGAGIVVDSNPKAEYNESLKKGKALWKAKELSEQCFNLDLTRKAFSK